In Mycolicibacterium nivoides, the DNA window GCAACTGGCCGTGTGTGCGGGTAGCTGCGGGCCGGGCAATCTGCACCTGATCAACGGATTGTTCGACGCGCAGCGCAGCCGCGTCCCGGTACTGGCTGTCGCCGCCCACATTCCGCGCACCGAGATCGGGTCGGAGTACTTCCAGGAAACCCATCCCCAGGACCTCTTCCGCGAGTGCAGTGTGTACTGCGAACTGGTCAGTACGCCCGAGATGGCGCCACGCATCCTGGAGATGGCGATGCGAGCGGCCGTCGAGGAGAACGGGGTCGCCGTCGTCGTCATCCCCGGTGAGATCTTCCTGCAACGCGCGGGGGAGACCGGCTGGACCACACGTCCGGTGCGTCCCACCCGGTCCATCGTGCGTCCGGACGACGAGTCGGTGCGCCGGGCCGCCGACATCCTCAACGCCGCCGAGCGCGTCACCATCCTGGGCGGCGCCGGTGTGGCCGGCGCGCACGACGCCCTGATCGAACTGGCGTCCACCCTGCAGGCCCCGATCGTTCATGCGTTGCGGGGCAAGGAATTCATCGAGTACGACAACCCGTTCGACGTCGGGATGACCGGTCTGCTCGGTTTCGCCTCCGGCTACAAGGCCATCAAAGAAGCCGACACCCTGCTGATGCTGGGCACCGACTTCCCGTATCAGCAGTTCTATCCCGAGGGTGCCACCGTCATCCAGGTCGACATCCGCGGCCGCAACCTCGGCCGGCGCACCCCGATCGACCTCGGCCTGCGCGGCAGCGTCGCCGACACCCTGGCTGTTCTACGGCCGCTGCTACGCCCCAAAGGCAACCGGGACCACCTGGACCGGTCGCTGCGCCACTACCGCAAGACCCGCGCCGCGCTCGACTCGCTGGCCGTCAACGATCGCGACAAGACCCCGATCCGGCCGGAATACGTTGCCGCGCTTGCCAACCGGATCGCCTCCGACGACGCTGTGTTCACCTGCGACGTCGGGTCCCCGGTGGTGTGGGCGGCCCGCTACCTGACCATGAACGGGCGGCGCAGACTGATCGGGTCGTTCAACCACGGCACGATGGCCAACGCGCTGCCGCACGCGATCGGCGCACAGACCGCATTTCCCGGCCGGCAGGTGGTTGCCCTGGCCGGTGACGGCGGGTTGACCATGCTGTTCGGTGAGCTGGTGACGCTGATCCAGAACCGGCTGCCGGTCAAGCTCATCGTCTTCAACAACTCGTCGCTGAACTTCGTCGAGCTCGAGATGAAGGCCGCGGGCATCGTCACCTTCGGCACCGACCTGGTCAACCCGGATTTCGCCGCGGTGGCCCAGGCCATGGGCATGTTCGGCCGGCGGGTCACCGAACCGGCGGACCTCGAACGCGCCGTCGCCGATGCCTTCGCCCACGACGGCCCCGCCGTGATCGACGTGCACACCGCGCGCCAGGAACTGTCGATACCGCCGGCGATCACCGTCGAGCAGGCGAAGGGCTTCTCGCTCTATGCGATCCGGACCATCCTGGCCGGTCGCGCCGACGAACTCCTGGACCTCGTCACCACGAACGTCGCCCGCCGAATCCTGGACTGATCCCTCAGGCCGGCCGGGGGATCGCGGCCGCCGTGCTCTGGCCCAGCCATTTCGGGATGGCCCGGCGGACGTCGGCGGATCCGGACAGCGCGACACGACCGTCGAGCACAGCCCGGGCCCAGCCGGCATCGCCGCGCCAGATCTCGATCAGCGTGCGCAGGTTGGTCTGCACCGTCCCGGCGACGTCGTAGCCGGGATCGAAATCGCAGACATCGGCCTGGCCGTCGCTCACCGTCAGCCACCACCTCGACGCCTTGGGCGCAACGCCGTCGAGGACGAACGCGATCGTGGTGCGCGTTCGGGGCCAGTCGGCGATGGGGATGGTGCGGCGCATGTCCCACATCAGCAGGTGCGGATCGAGGTCCTCGTCGCCGAGATCGCCGATCCACCGCACACCCCACGATCCGAGCGCATCGACCACGCCGGCCAGTTCCTGCCCGCACTCGGTGAGGGAATAGCTTGTCCGGCCGTCGATTTCGGAGCGTTCGACGACCCCCGCGCGGGTCAGCGACTTCAGTCGCTTGGACAGCAGCGCCGGCGACATCTTCGGGACCCCGCGGCGCAGGTCGTTGAAGTGGGCGCTGCCGCGCAGCAGTTCCCGGACCACGAGCAGGGTCCAGCGTTCGTCGAGCAGCTCCATGGCCTTGGCCACGGGACAGAACTGGCCATATGTCGACATCGGCGGTCTACCTCCCCGGAGAGTGCGCAGTGTCCTAAGTACACCGCTGTCAGGGCCCGGAAGCCAGTACAGATCCAGAACCTGCCCCGCTACAGATCTGGTACTGGAATACGCGCACCCCGCGGGTTGACGATGGAACCGACCGGAGAAACGGACGATGGGAGCCCGGCCATGAACGTCACGACCAGCGACAGCGAGCTTGAGGCCAAACACCGGGCGCTGTGGGCGCTCGGAGACTACGCGGCGATCGCCGCGAACATCGTGCGCCCGCTGGGGCCCGTACTGGTCGAAGCCTGCGGCATCGGACCCGGTGACCGCGTGCTGGACGTGGCGGCCGGGACCGGCAACGCCGCCATCCCCGCCGCGACGGCCGGCGCGACGGTGACGGCCAGCGACCTGTGCCCGGAACTGGTTGAACAGGGACGACGGCTGGGGGCGGACGCCGGGGTGATCATCGACTGGGCCGAGGCCAACGCCGAGGCATTGCCCTACCGCGACGATTCCTTCGACACAGTGCTGTCCTGCATCGGGGTGATGTTCGCACCGCACCACCAGCGGGCCGCCGACGAACTCGTGCGGGTCACCCGCCCGGGTGGGCGGATCGGCTTGATCGCATGGACACCAGAGGGGTTCATCGGACAGCTGTTCGCCACCATGAAGCCGTATGTGCCCGCGCCGCCGCCCGGGGTGTCCCCGCCGCCGAAGTGGGGAGACGAGGACTACGTGCGGACCCTGTTGGGGGACCGGGTCGGTGAGTTGACCTGTGAGCGCAGGGAACTGGACGTCGACGCGTTCACCGACGGCGCCGCGTTCCGCGACCACTTCAAGGCCAACTACGGCCCGACCATCTCGGCCTACCGGGCCATCGCCGCCGATGCCGATCGGGTCGCGGCACTGGACGCGGAAATCGCCGCCCTCGGCGACCGCTTCCTCACCGGCTCCACGATGCGATGGGAATACCTGCTGACACTGGCGAACGTGCACTGAGCGGGAAGGGCAGCTGGCACCATGGCTGCATGCCCGACGATGTGCAGGAATTGCCGACTCTCAGTGCCACCGATCAGGACGCCATTCAGCGGTGGTTGCAGGATGAGCGGATCGGAACGAGCCTGACCGATGTGGCACCGCTGACCGGCGGGACCCAGAACATCGTGGTGGGCATGAGCGTCGACGGTCGCCGAATGGTGCTGCGGCGCCCGCCTTTACACCCCCGGCCGACCAGTGACAAGACCATGCTCCGGGAGATCGCGGTGCTGCGCACCCTGGCGGGCTCGGCCGTACCGCATCCGGGGTTCATCGCCGCCTGCACCGATCTCGACGTGATCGGCGTGGTGTTCTACCTGATGGAGGAGGTCGACGGGTTCAACCCGGGTACCGAGGTGAGTCAGGCCTACCGCGACGACGCCGAACTGCGCTACCGCGTCGGGTTGTCGTACGCGGGGAGCCTGGCCGAACTGGGCAACGTCGCCTGGGAGAACAGTGAACTCGCCGCCATCCGCCGGCCAGGATCCTTTCTGGCCCGGCAGGTTCCGCAATTCCTGGGGCTGCTCGAGAGCTACCGCCACGAGCAGTATTCCCCCGAGTCGTTGACGGGCGTGGGGGAGCTGGCGCAGTGGCTGGAGGACAACCGGCCGGTCGACGCCGAGCCGGGCATCATGCACGGCGACGCGCACCTCAACAACGTTCTGTTGCGCAGGGACACTCCCGAACTGGCCGCGTTCATCGACTGGGAGATGTGCACGATCGGCGATCCGCTGCTCGATCTCGGGTGGATGCTGGTGTGCTGGCCCGACAACCCCAACCCGATCAATGCGGGGTCGGCACTGGCCGCCCTCGGTGGTCTGGCCCACCGCGGTGAACTCGTCGAGGCCTACCGCGCCGCGGGAGGCCGCCAGACCGATCAGCTCGATTGGTATGTGGCGCTGGCCTGTTTCAAACTCGGCATCGTCATCGAGGGCACCTGGTCGCGGTACCTGGCCGGCCGGGCCAGCCGCGACGCCGGCGAGCAACTGCATGCCTCAGCCGAGAACCTCCTTTCGCTGGGGACGCGGGTCGCCAAGGGGGACAACCCCTTCGATTGACTTCTCGCCGAGCAGACGTATATGTACCCGACACGCCGGGGTTTTGGGCACATATGCGTCTGCTCGCGCGGGGGAGATCAGTACGTGTCGAGCGCGAGCTTGACGGCAAGGGCCACGCCGGCCGCGCCGATCAGGAATCGCAGCGGGGTGGCAGGCGCGTGACGCACGATCACCGGGCCCAGGCGTGAGCCGATCAGGCAACCGGCACCCAACGGGATGACGGCCGGCCAGTACACCGGGGCCACCACGATGAACGCCACCGCGGCAACCGAATTGGCGACACCGAGGATCACGTTCTTGGCGGCGTTGGCGTGCGCGAGCGTCGCGCCGCCGGTCCGCAGCATCAGCGCCAGCAGCAGCACCCCGGCGGCGGCCCCGAAGTAACCGCCATAGATGGTGATGAGGAAGATGGCCCCGGCCTCCATGGCGACCTTGATTCGATGTTCACGATGGTCGGCCACCCGTGTCTCCCGCTGGCGGCCGCGCGGCAGCAGAATCGCCACCGAAGCGAACGCCAGCAGGAACGGGACGATCTTCTCGAAGCCCTCGGCCGGCGTGCACAGCAGCAGGGCCGCGCCGAGTGCCCCACCGGCCATCGCGACCGGAATGATCCGTTTGATCCAGGCTGTCTGGCCGGCAAGCTCGGGCCGTGACCCCCACACCGAACCGACGCCGTTGAACACCAACGCCACGGTGTTGGTCACATTCGCGGTCACCGGCGGCAAGCCGATGAGCAGCAGTGCGGGATAAGTGGCCACCGAGGCCAGCCCGGCGATACTGCCGGTCAGTCCGCCGCCGATACCGGCGACGACGAGCAGGACGACCTCACCGACGCTCATGCCGTCCCCACTCCGCCGAGACTACGGAGTCAAAGTGTTTGCGTGAGCGGGCGGGCTGCGTCTAGCATCGCCAACGTGCCAAGGCGACTTGTAGTAGCAACCCGCAGCGGGGTCTGATCAGACCGACCCCTCGCTGTGGGTCGTTCGCTACTTCGTCGGTCACTTCCTCTAACCAGAGAAGACCGGCACATGCATCTCACTTCATCGGCACCGCAATCGGACCCGGCACCGTCGTTCGCCGCCCATTTCACCGACCCGCTGCCGCGTGGCCTGCGCGAAGCCGGTCAGACCGCCTCCTGGGACCAGTTCCTGGACGAATACGCGGCCGGCCCGGGAGCGTTGAAACTGGGCCAGTGGACCTGCACCGATACGGAGCGTTCGGCCAGCAGGCTGGGGCCGCAGGCTCGCCACTACCAGGCCACCCTGGCCCTGGGCGACACCATCAGTACCTTGACCGCGGCCGCGAGCGGACCCGTCGCCGCACTGACCGAGATGCTCTACGCGCGGGGGATCACGGTCGAGACCATGTCGTTTCATCAGCTGCCCACCGGCGGTCGGACGGCGACTTTCATCGAAGGCTGCGACGGCCTGCACAGCGAGTGGGCCATGGGGCTCGCCGATGATCCCGAGCAGTCGGCGCTGTACGCCATGATTGCCTGTGCCAATCGGCTGATGACCGCGGCGTGACAGCGTCCTGACAGCGCCGAGTGGCCAGTTGTGGCACGCAAATCCCAGGAAGCGTGCAACAACTGGCCATTGGGCCGTCGAATGCCTCAGTGCAGCGGGCGCAGCACGATCGGCATGCCGTCGATCGGCACCGGCATGCCGCCGTAGTCATAGCGCGGCCGGTAATCCGGGCTGGCGAGCTCCAGCTTGTAGCGACGCAGCAGCCGGTGCATCACGGTCTTGATCTCCAACTGGCCGAACACCATGCCGATGCACTTGTGCGCGCCGCCGCCGAACGGGGCGAACGCGTAGCGGTGGCTCTTGTGTTCGCTGCGCGGCTCGGCGAAACGCTCCGGGTCGAACTTGTCCGGGTCGGTCCACAGCTCGGGCAGCCGGTGGTTGATCGACGGCCAGGTCACCACGCTGGTTCCGGCCGGGATGAAGTAGCCCAGCAGCTCGGTGTCGCGCACGGCCTCGCGGAAGTTGAACGGCAGCGGCGTCATCATCCGCAGCGACTCGTTGATCACCAGGTCGTAGGTTTCCAGCTTGTCCAGCGACTCGAAGTCCAACGGCCCGTCGCCGATCCGCGCGGAGTCGTCGCGCAGGCGCTCCTGCCACTCCGGATTGGCCGCCAGGTGGTAGGCCATCGTCGTCATCGTCGAGGTCGACGTGTCGTGGGCGGCCATCATCAGGAAGATCATGTGACTGATGATCTGGTCGTCGGTGAAGGTCTGGCCATCCTCGTCGGCGGAATGACACAGCACGCTGAACATGTCGGTGCTCTCCGAGCGCCGCTTCTCGCCGATGCTCCTGGCGAAGTAGTCCTCGAGGGTCTTGCGGGCCTGGATGCCCCGCCACCATTTCAGCGGCGGCACCGACGTCCGCACAATGGCGTTGCCGGCTCGCGTAGTGGTGGTGAACGCATTGTTGATCGTGGTGACCAGGGCCCGGTCGGTACCCGCGGGAACACCCATGAACACCTCGGAGGCGATGTCGAGCGTGAGCTCCTTGATCGCCGGGTGGAACAGGAATCGCGGGTCGTTGGCCACCCAGTCGTCGGCCAGCACCGCCGAGGCCACCGAGTCGATGTGGGAGATGTAGCCGCTCAGCCTGGTACGGGTGAACGCCTCCTGCATGATCCGCCGGTGGAACATGTGCTCGTCGAAATCGAGCAGCATCAGGCCGCCTTCGAAGAACGGGCCGATCACCGGGTCCCAGGCGCGCTGCGAGAAGTCCTTGTTGCGGTTGGAGAAGACCGCCTGGGTGGCGTCGGGGCCCAGCGCCATCACCGAGGACAGGGCGGGGGACTGCGCGTAGTAGAGCGGACCGTTCTTGCGGTACTGCTCCAGGATGAAGTCGGGACCGCCACGGAAGATCTCGATCATGTGGCCGATGATCGGCAAACCGGAGTCGCCCATGATCGGCTTGAGGCCGCTGCCGGCGGGTGGCTCGGCGAAGACGAACTGGTCCCACTCCTTGGCCTTGAGGCGCTTTTCCAGTGCACCCATGCCCGGCAATGTGTTGGGCGTCGGGGTGAACCGGCGCTTGGCCTGATCGAGCAGGTAATTCGGGGTGCTGATGGTTGCCATGGGCCGCTCCTGACCAACAATGTCCGACGAAGTGTGGTCGATGTCACCACTTGAGGCCATCCTGACTGTCAGACTTGACGCATGTCAAGTTTTGAACTGGCGCGTCGTGGATGCAAAGGTCTAATGCCATGACCGCCGAATCGATACCGGGGAGCAGCAATGGCTCCACCGGGCGTCCGCAGGCCCGTCGCAGCCGGGGCGACCGGCAACGCGAGGCCATCGTGGCGGCCGTGCGGGACCTGCTCGAAGAGCAGTCGTTCGCCGATTTGTCGGTGAGCACCATCAGCGAGCGGGCCGGGGTGGCCCGGTCGGGCTTCTACTTCTATTTCGATTCGAAGTACGCGGTGCTGGCCGTGATCGTGTCGGACGCGATGGAACAACTCGCGGCGTTGACGCACAACTATGCGCCCCGGGACGCCGGTGAGACACCGGCCGCCTTCGCCAAGCGGATGGTCGGCAGTGCGGCAACCGTCTTCGCCACCAACGACCCGATCATGTCGGCCTGCACCGTCGCGCAGAACACCGACGCCCAGATCCGGGAGTTGATGAACGACTACGAGGACGCCGTGATCGACCAGATCGTCGGCCTCGTCGAGCAAGACGGGGGTGCGCGCCCGATCTCGGACGACCTCCCGGCGCTGGTACGGACCCTCGTGGCAACCACGGCGATGACGCTGTCGCACGACTCGGCCTTCGTGGGACGGGGCACCGACCCGGCCCGTGCGCTCGACGTGGTCGAGCGACTGTGGCTCAACGCACTGTGGGGTGGCCAGGAGGGCTAGCGTCACAGGTAAGGTCACCGCTATGGGGAGTGATACCGCGGGTAACGCCCGGGCGGACTTTCGGGGCAAGAAATGCTTGATCACCGGCGCGGCCAGCGGAATCGGCCGGGCCACAGCGCTGGCCCTGGCGGCCCGGGGCGCCGAGTTGTACCTGACCGACCGGGACGAGGTCGGTCTGGCCCAGACCGTTGCCGATGCCCGTGCGCTGGGCGCCCAGGTGCCCGCCCACCGGGCCCTGGACATCTCCGACTACGACCAGGTGGCGGCGTTCGGTGCCGACATCCATGCGGCGCATTCGTCGATGGATGTGGTGATGAACATCGCCGGGGTGTCGGCATGGGGGACCGTCGACCAACTCACCCATCAACATTGGCGCTCGATGATCGACGTCAACCTGATGGGCCCGATCCACGTGATCGAGACGTTCCTGCCGCCGATGGTGGAGGCCCGCCGAGGTGGGCACCTGGTGAACGTGTCCTCGGCCGCCGGCATCGTCGCATTGCCCTGGCACAGCGCCTACAGCGCCAGCAAGTACGGGTTGCGTGGGCTGAGTGAAGTGCTCCGCTTCGATCTGGCCAGGCACCGCATCGGGGTGTCTGTCGTGGTGCCGGGTGCGGTGAAAACCGGTCTGGTGCAGACGGTTCAGATCGCCGGCGTGGACCGGGAGGATCCGAACGTGCAGAAGTGGGTGGACCGGTTCGCCGGCCACGCCATCACGGCGGAGAAGGCGGCCGACAAGATCCTGGCCGGGGTGGCGCGCAACCGGTTCCTGATCTACACCTCGGTCGACATCCGCGCCCTGTACGCCTTCAAACGTGCCGCGTGGTGGCCGTACAGCGTGGCCATGCGACAGGTCAACGTGTTGTTCAGCCGGGCGTTGCGGCCGAAATCCGTGCAGCCCTAACGTTTTCCCCAATGCCAGGACGGCGTGTTGAGCATGCCGAAGCCTTCCACCTTCGTCTCACCCCACTGCTTGTAGAGCTCCACCTCGATCGCCGTGCTCCGCTCCTCGTCGGCGGCCGGCGTGGTGTCCAGGAAATCCAGCAGTGCACGTGAGTGTGTCACCACGACCACCTGGGACTGTTTGGCGGCGGCCTTGATGAGGGCGGCCAGCGGCCGGACCAGATCGGGGTGCAACGACGTCTCGGGCTCGTTGAGCACCATCAGCGACGGTGGCCGCGGGCTGGCAAGCGCCGTCGCCCACAGTAGGAAACGCAGTGTGCCGTCCGATAATTCGGCCGCGCGCAACGGTCGCAGCATGCCGCGCTGGCGTAGTTGCAGGTCGAACAGCCCGTCGTTGACCGCAACCGACACGGTGGCCCCGTCGAACGCGTCGGCCACCGCGCGGGCCAGATCGTCGAAGGTCGTTTCGACGATCGTCTGAACTGCCGCGGCCAGATCTGAGCCGTCGTCGGAGAGCACCGGGGTGCGGGTACCGACGTGGGGCTGGCGGGCGGGCGCTCCCGCGTCGACCCGGAATCCGTCGTAGAACCGCCAGTCGCGCAGCCGGTCCGAGACGGCCGACAGCTCCGGCAGTGCGTCCGGGTGTGCGTATTCGGCGAGCACGCTGCGGTAGGAAGGCAGCGAGCGGGTCAGCTCATCGAAACCTCGGCCCGATTGCGCGGCGACCTCGGCATACTCGCGGGTGCGGCTCACCAGCGTCGAGGCCGGACGCAGCACCGGCCCGGCGAACACCACTTCCCGTTTGATCTCGGGATCCTGGGCGAATGCCGACGGCTCGCCACCCGATCCAGCCATCTGCGGCAGGCCCAGATCCACCAGGTACCCGAAATCGTCTGCGGCGAAGCCGAGTTCGAGCGACACCGGGCGAGTCCGGACGGTGCCCTGGGTCTGCTCGTTCGGCTGTTCGGGGCCAGCCCACAAGACCGACTGCAGGCCGCCCTCGCGGGCCAGCGAGCCGATCACCTGGCCCCGGCCGCAGTCCGCCAGTAGCCGCAGCGCGCGATAGATCGATGACTTGCCGGTGCCGTTCGCGCCGGTGACCACCGTGAGGTCGGTCAGCGGCAGGATCACCTCCCGCAGCGAGCGGTAGCCCCGGATCGCGATGGTCTGCAGCATGGGTTCGAGGCTATTGGTCGACTGTGACAACTTGGCCGGTGGGAATCCCGTCCATGGACAGTTCCAGCCGAACACCCAGCAGCCGGATCGGTCGGTCCAGCTCGAACTGGTCGAAAACCGCCAGCGCCGTCTCGGTGATGACGCCGGCGTCGGTGCTCGGTGTGGCCAGCTTGCGGATCTTGGTGCGCGTGTAGAAGGTGCTGGTGCGCACGGTGACCGCCACCCGCGTGACGATGCGGCCCTGTTCGACCACCTCGTCGAGCGTCCGGCGGGTCAGCTCGCGGATCGCGTCGTCCATCTCGCCGCGCTCGGTAAGGTCGGCGGCGAAGGTGATGACGTGACTGCGGGACCGCGGGATCCAGGGCTCGGAGCTCACCTCGGTGTCACCGCCGCCTTTGGCGAGCAACAGGATCCACAGCCCGGTGCTGGGCCCGAACGCCGAGGTGAGCACGGTCGCATCGGTGGCGGCCAGATCGGCAACCGTGGTGATGCCCAGCGTGGCAAGCTTTTTCGTGGTCTTTGGGCCGACGCCCCACAGCGCATCGGGCGGACGGTCACCCATCACCGACATCCAATTGGCTTCGGTGAGCATGTAGACACCCGGGGCCTGATCTGCTCCTCGCGTGCGCGTCGGCTTGGCCAGCCCGGTCGCGACTTTCGCCCGTTGTTTGTTGTCACTGATACCCACCGAGCAGGACAGTCCGGTCTCGGCGGCGATGACGGTGCGGATGCGCTCGGCCAGCTCGACCGGATCGCTGACCTCGGCGCCGAGATAGGCCTCGTCCCAACCCCAGACCTCCAACGGATGGCCGAGATCGCGCAGCAGACCCATCACCTGTTCGGACGCCGCGTCGTAAGCCTCCGGGTCCGACGGCAGGAAGGTGGCGTCGGGGCATTTGCGGGCCGCCGTGCGCAGCGGCATGCCGGCGTGCACACCAAATTCACGTGCCTGATACGACGCGCAGGTGACCACCTTGCGGGGTTCGGTCGGATCGCCGCTGCCGCCGACGATGACGGGCAGGCCCTCGAGTTCAGGGTGACGGCGCAGCTCCACCGACGCCAGGAACTGGTCCAGGTCGACATGCAGCACCCAGGCGGTCATGGTGCTAGTGGCCACACAACTTGCGGGCGGTGTCCTGCCACGCCGCTGTGAGCTGGTCGAGGCTCCGGCCGTGGGAGAGTTGGTGGGCCAGGTAGTCGGGGTCCAGGAGCGCGATCAGGGCGTCGGCTTGGGCATCGAGATCACCTGTGGTGCCCGCGGTTTCGAGCAGCATCCGGACGTGGGTGCGGTGCAGGGTGAACGGGCCGGTGTAGCGCAGGGCGGGATCGCGGATGGCGTCGGACAGCAACGCTTGGTGGCAGTGCACGAAGCGGAGGCGATCCGCGCCGTAGGCCAGTAGCCGTTCCAGCGGGGGCGCGCCGGGTCCCAATGGGGGCGGGCCGAACATGAAGGCGTCCTGTTCGGCGGTCTCGTCCTCGTCGAGCAGCACCATCATCAGCCCGGCACGGCTGCCGAACCTTCGGAACACTGTGCCCTTCCCGACGCCTGCCTCTACCGCGATATCGTCGGTGCTGACCGCGTCGGGTCCGCGTTCGGCGATGAGCCGGCGCGCGGCATCGAGGATGAGGGCACGGTTTCGCGCGGCATCGCCGCGCTCCTGTGGCGCCGGGTCGATGCCCGCGAGCTGGGTCGGGCGGTCGGAGGCTGCCACAACTGCACTTTAACTCAGATGGAATTAATCGGACCACAGTCCGGTTGATCGTTGCGAGAATCGGGTCAGACGAACAAGGGAGTGGTGAACATGGCCGATGTGAAGGTCCTGGTATTGGTGGGAAGCCTGCGTGCAGCCTCGATCAACCGGCAGCTCGCCGAACTGGCGGTGGAGCAGGCGCCCGACGGGGTGGAACTGCGGATCTTCGACCGGCTGGGGGAGCTGCCGTTCTATAACGAGGACATCGACACCGACGATGTGGCCGAGTCTGTGGTCGCGCTGCGCGCGGCGGCCGCCGAGGCCGCCGCCGCGCTGGTGGTCACTCCCGAATACAACGGCAGCATCCCGGGTGTGTTGAAGAACGCGATCGACTGGCTGTCGCGGCCATGGGGCAACGGCGCGCTCAAGGACAAGCCACTGGCGGTGGTGGGTGCCGCGCTCGGGCAGTACGGCGGCGTGTGGGCGCACGACGAGACCCGCAAGTCCTTCGCCATCGCCGGGCCGCGCGTGGTCGAGGATCTCAAGCTCTCGGTGCCGTCCAAGACGCTCGACGACAAGCATCCGAGGGAGAACGCGGAGGTGGCCGCGGCGCTGCGCGACATTGTGGGCAAGCTCACAGTTGAGGTCGACTGAGGGTTCGTCTTCGCGTTTTGCCGTTCGCGCCGCTTTGCGGCAAAATCTTGCCGCCGGCTGGGTCACTGCGACCCGGCCGGCGGCTTTGCTATTGGGGGGTCTTGCGCTTTGCGGCGGCCTGGCTTGTCGGTGGCTGGTGGTACATCTGGGGCTGCGGCGCGACACGGTCTGTCAAGTCGGGCACGACACGCCGTCGGTGTGGTTGCTGGCAAGCTTACGACCTGGGAATTTCAGAAATGTTATTCAGAACATGTTGTATGGCTTCGAACTGTCGGCCACTAGGTGTAGTGTCTGTGAGACCGACAGGCCACCACAGTTCGGGAGCCGGCCGGAGCGTAGCGAATCCGGCCGAGTCGGTTTCAAGACCAGCCGGAGAGCGGCTTCGACCGGCAGGAATTTTGGCGGCCCGAAGGTCGCTGAACTTAAGCGAAACGTAAGACCCGATCAGTTGCCAGTCACCTGTCTAGATTTTTTCACTTTCCGCAAGAGGAGCCGTACCGAAGATGACCGTCACCGTGTACACCAAGCCCGCATGCGTGCAGTGCAACGCCACCTACAAGGCGTTGGAAAAGCAGGGCATCGAGTTCGAGAAGGTCGACATCACCCTCGACAGCGAGGCCCGCGACTACGTCATGGCGCTCGGCTACCTGCAGGCCCCGGTTGTGGTGGCCGGCAACGACCACTGGTCGGGCTTCCGGCCGGATCGGATCAAGGCACTCAGCACGGTCGCGGCCAGCGCGTAACGGAAGGTCATCAACGGGGAGGACGGAGAACACGATGAGTCATCTCGTCTACTTCTCCAGTGTCTCGGAGAACACCCACCGCTTCGTTCAGAAGCTCGGGTGGCCCGAAGACCGAGTCACCCGGATCCCGCTCCACGGCCGCATCGAGGTGAACGAGCCCTACGTTCTGATCCTCCCGACCTACGGCGGCGGCCGTGCCACCCCGGACATCAACAACGGTGGCTACGTACCCAAACAGGTCATCGCGTTTCTGAACAATGAACACAATCGGTCGTTGATCCGCGGCGTCATAGCCGCGGGCAACAACAACTTCGGTGCGGAATTCGCCTACGCGGGCGACGTAGTTTCGCGCAAATGCGGCGTGCCGTACCTGTACCGCTTCGAACTCATGGGAACTCCGGACGACGTAGAAGCCGTTCGCACGGGGTTGAAAGACTTTTGGAAGGACCAGACGTGCCACCAACCGTCACAGCTGCAGAGCCTGTAACCACCGCCGCGCACGCGC includes these proteins:
- a CDS encoding AAA family ATPase gives rise to the protein MLQTIAIRGYRSLREVILPLTDLTVVTGANGTGKSSIYRALRLLADCGRGQVIGSLAREGGLQSVLWAGPEQPNEQTQGTVRTRPVSLELGFAADDFGYLVDLGLPQMAGSGGEPSAFAQDPEIKREVVFAGPVLRPASTLVSRTREYAEVAAQSGRGFDELTRSLPSYRSVLAEYAHPDALPELSAVSDRLRDWRFYDGFRVDAGAPARQPHVGTRTPVLSDDGSDLAAAVQTIVETTFDDLARAVADAFDGATVSVAVNDGLFDLQLRQRGMLRPLRAAELSDGTLRFLLWATALASPRPPSLMVLNEPETSLHPDLVRPLAALIKAAAKQSQVVVVTHSRALLDFLDTTPAADEERSTAIEVELYKQWGETKVEGFGMLNTPSWHWGKR
- a CDS encoding TetR/AcrR family transcriptional regulator; protein product: MTAESIPGSSNGSTGRPQARRSRGDRQREAIVAAVRDLLEEQSFADLSVSTISERAGVARSGFYFYFDSKYAVLAVIVSDAMEQLAALTHNYAPRDAGETPAAFAKRMVGSAATVFATNDPIMSACTVAQNTDAQIRELMNDYEDAVIDQIVGLVEQDGGARPISDDLPALVRTLVATTAMTLSHDSAFVGRGTDPARALDVVERLWLNALWGGQEG
- a CDS encoding cytochrome P450, with product MATISTPNYLLDQAKRRFTPTPNTLPGMGALEKRLKAKEWDQFVFAEPPAGSGLKPIMGDSGLPIIGHMIEIFRGGPDFILEQYRKNGPLYYAQSPALSSVMALGPDATQAVFSNRNKDFSQRAWDPVIGPFFEGGLMLLDFDEHMFHRRIMQEAFTRTRLSGYISHIDSVASAVLADDWVANDPRFLFHPAIKELTLDIASEVFMGVPAGTDRALVTTINNAFTTTTRAGNAIVRTSVPPLKWWRGIQARKTLEDYFARSIGEKRRSESTDMFSVLCHSADEDGQTFTDDQIISHMIFLMMAAHDTSTSTMTTMAYHLAANPEWQERLRDDSARIGDGPLDFESLDKLETYDLVINESLRMMTPLPFNFREAVRDTELLGYFIPAGTSVVTWPSINHRLPELWTDPDKFDPERFAEPRSEHKSHRYAFAPFGGGAHKCIGMVFGQLEIKTVMHRLLRRYKLELASPDYRPRYDYGGMPVPIDGMPIVLRPLH
- a CDS encoding SDR family oxidoreductase; the encoded protein is MGSDTAGNARADFRGKKCLITGAASGIGRATALALAARGAELYLTDRDEVGLAQTVADARALGAQVPAHRALDISDYDQVAAFGADIHAAHSSMDVVMNIAGVSAWGTVDQLTHQHWRSMIDVNLMGPIHVIETFLPPMVEARRGGHLVNVSSAAGIVALPWHSAYSASKYGLRGLSEVLRFDLARHRIGVSVVVPGAVKTGLVQTVQIAGVDREDPNVQKWVDRFAGHAITAEKAADKILAGVARNRFLIYTSVDIRALYAFKRAAWWPYSVAMRQVNVLFSRALRPKSVQP
- a CDS encoding DNA polymerase IV: MTAWVLHVDLDQFLASVELRRHPELEGLPVIVGGSGDPTEPRKVVTCASYQAREFGVHAGMPLRTAARKCPDATFLPSDPEAYDAASEQVMGLLRDLGHPLEVWGWDEAYLGAEVSDPVELAERIRTVIAAETGLSCSVGISDNKQRAKVATGLAKPTRTRGADQAPGVYMLTEANWMSVMGDRPPDALWGVGPKTTKKLATLGITTVADLAATDATVLTSAFGPSTGLWILLLAKGGGDTEVSSEPWIPRSRSHVITFAADLTERGEMDDAIRELTRRTLDEVVEQGRIVTRVAVTVRTSTFYTRTKIRKLATPSTDAGVITETALAVFDQFELDRPIRLLGVRLELSMDGIPTGQVVTVDQ
- a CDS encoding TetR/AcrR family transcriptional regulator, whose translation is MAASDRPTQLAGIDPAPQERGDAARNRALILDAARRLIAERGPDAVSTDDIAVEAGVGKGTVFRRFGSRAGLMMVLLDEDETAEQDAFMFGPPPLGPGAPPLERLLAYGADRLRFVHCHQALLSDAIRDPALRYTGPFTLHRTHVRMLLETAGTTGDLDAQADALIALLDPDYLAHQLSHGRSLDQLTAAWQDTARKLCGH